From the genome of Lotus japonicus ecotype B-129 chromosome 6, LjGifu_v1.2, one region includes:
- the LOC130725361 gene encoding uncharacterized protein LOC130725361, translating into MVETRQTSRRPVPTLEGHVETVNETTDRRTPPPPLHPPPPTPQPQPPRSPEPAAITPHAAHEALCRLEARIRAMEEDNGAGREQAHSMRIRDAQEKIHMLRARLRQLEEQETQSRPPPAFSQEEETNGGPIPPPYYREARHRAPAAERVASHTPRRRYSPRRSPTPTRDRTYNRPRSNNALVTYPAPIGGPLSPEIMAFPFPQGWARPKVKLYEGDSDPQEHVNFFVGAMQYAGASDPLYCRCFPMSLGKGPMNWFQNLPSNSLHDWNGVVTCFLAQYSSVRSIPKTAQTVALVKQKEKESLKAFLNRFNKEAGDITGLLPETRLVLATAALAPGPFLTSLDGKPANTLEEFLARAEKFINMEDVATLRAASQTLAIKGPQKMKEHKDQPSTRESRRKGQDERKPKRKKYDSYTPLNSSLSRILREKASTDLRDRPPPLLTRGDKLDSKRFCEFHDSPGHNTDECLNLKDEVEELIRAGRLSKYVAVSTGALPRPRSPPPRRTPTPPRHRDRTPPKRRSAERRDRTPPRRRSPERRGRSRERRRSSDRHGRDEVRRQHGSHLVDVGSIARGWAAGGPTNNSRKRSTRVIMSAAGRPRPGSLHPLRQKVAITFAEDDYGEDTGEEDDPIVIEALIGNGKIRRTLIDTGSSADIMFYDAYKSLGLSVKDLLPYDHDLVGFTGDRVLPLGYFDTCLSLGDYRICRTIKARFLVVECPTAYNAILGRPSLNTFRAIISTHHLMLKYPWAGPVRDNLEMARSCYNSSCRLAREERKKKKSKVHDQRNNFHVQHTSFMTDLDPRVDQSRDDQRLKPDGEYHPIQVGPLPENTTNIARGLPRDLCKRMENLLLSNGKLFAWSSADMPGIDPAFCSHRLSVDRKFKPVAQKKRQMSSEKQQVIQQQTTELLQAGIIREVKYTTWLSNVVLVKKANGKWRMCVDYTDLYKACPKDPFPLPSIDALVDNSSGYEYLSLMDAYSGYNQIPMHRDDEEKTAFITDRGTYCYTMLPFGLKNAVATYQRMMTRIFGDLMGKSVEVYIDDIIVKTPKGGDHAADLAVVFEQLKKHNMRLNPDKCTFGVRSGKFLGYMLTNRGIELNPDKCQAIMNMKSPRTVKEVQQLAGRMAAIGRFLPKAALRALPLYTLLKKGATFEWSAEADAAFTQLKETLSSPLF; encoded by the coding sequence ATGGTAGAGACACGTCAGACTTCACGCCGTCCTGTTCCAACCCTTGAAGGCCATGTGGAGACTGTCAACGAAACTACCGATCGCAGAACCCCCCCTCCTCCACTACACCCTCCTCCCCCGACTCCTCAACCACAGCCCCCTCGCTCGCCGGAACCTGCGGCCATTACCCCACATGCGGCCCATGAGGCACTCTGCCGCTTGGAAGCTCGCATCCGGGCAATGGAAGAGGACAATGGGGCGGGGCGAGAGCAGGCCCATAGTATGAGGATTCGGGACGCTCAAGAGAAGATTCACATGCTCCGAGCTCGCCTGCGACAACTTGAAGAGCAGGAAACTCAATCGCGCCCCCCACCCGCGTTTTCCCAGGAAGAGGAGACGAACGGGGGCCCGATCCCACCCCCTTACTACCGGGAAGCACGCCATCGGGCGCCCGCGGCCGAGCGGGTGGCCAGCCATACACCACGGAGACGCTACTCTCCCCGCCGGAGCCCAACTCCGACTCGAGATAGGACGTACAACCGCCCCAGGTCCAACAACGCGCTTGTCACCTACCCAGCGCCGATCGGAGGTCCTCTATCCCCGGAGATCATGGCGTTCCCTTTCCCTCAGGGGTGGGCACGGCCCAAAGTGAAACTCTACGAGGGAGACTCCGACCCACAGGAACACGTGAACTTCTTCGTGGGCGCGATGCAGTATGCTGGGGCCAGCGACCCTTTATACTGCCGATGCTTCCCCATGAGCCTGGGAAAAGGACCCATGAACTGGTTCCAGAATTTACCGAGCAACTCCTTGCACGACTGGAACGGGGTCGTGACCTGCTTTTTAGCCCAGTACTCCTCGGTGCGCAGCATACCGAAGACCGCGCAGACTGTAGCTTTGGTTAAGCAAAAAGAGAAAGAATCTCTGAAAGCATTTCTCAATCGGTTCAACAAAGAGGCCGGCGATATCACCGGTCTCCTCCCCGAAACCAGATTGGTCCTGGCTACTGCAGCCCTTGCACCGGGACCGTTCCTGACCTCGCTGGACGGCAAGCCAGCCAACACTCTAGAGGAATTTCTAGCTCGAGCAGAGAAATTCATAAATATGGAAGATGTCGCGACCCTAAGAGCCGCGAGTCAGACGCTAGCGATCAAAGGACCGCAGAAGATGAAGGAACATAAGGACCAACCTTCGACCCGAGAGTCCCGACGGAAGGGTCAGGACGAACGGAAGCCGAAACGGAAGAAATATGATAGTTATACcccactgaactcctccctctcACGTATCCTGAGGGAGAAAGCCTCCACCGACCTCCGAGACCGCCCACCCCCACTCCTGACAAGGGGGGACAAGCTAGATTCCAAGAGATTCTGTGAGTTCCACGACAGCCCGGGCCACAACACTGACGAGTGCCTGAACCTCAAGGACGAGGTGGAGGAACTGATCAGAGCAGGGAGACTGTCCAAGTATGTAGCTGTGTCAACGGGGGCCCTCCCGCGCCCGCGCTCGCCACCCCCGAGGCGGACACCGACCCCCCCGAGGCACCGAGACCGGACTCCTCCCAAGCGCCGATCGGCAGAACGACGAGACAGAACTCCACCGCGTCGCCGGAGTCCCGAGCGTCGCGGACGAAGCCGAGAACGGAGAAGAAGCTCCGACCGCCACGGCCGGGATGAAGTCAGAAGACAACATGGAAGCCATTTAGTCGACGTCGGTTCAATAGCAAGAGGATGGGCCGCAGGCGGGCCCACCAACAACAGCCGGAAGAGGAGTACCCGCGTCATCATGTCCGCGGCTGGACGGCCCCGGCCAGGGTCCCTCCACCCCCTAAGGCAGAAGGTGGCCATAACCTTCGCGGAGGACGATTACGGCGAGGACACCGGTGAAGAAGACGACCCTATCGTCATTGAAGCCCTGATCGGCAACGGTAAGATCCGAAGGACACTCATCGATACAGGTAGTTCtgctgacattatgttttatgatgcTTACAAGAGCTTAGGACTATCTGTGAAGGATCTGCTCCCCTACGACCATGATTTGGTCGGGTTCACAGGGGACAGAGTCCTACCCTTAGGATATTTTGATACTTGCCTTTCCTTGGGAGATTACAGAATTTGCAGGACTATAAAAGCCCGCTTTCTGGTGGTGGAGTGTCCGACGGCGTACAACGCCATTCTTGGCAGGCCAAGCCTCAACACTTTCAGGGCAATCATATCCACCCACCACCTGATGCTGAAGTACCCCTGGGCAGGACCAGTACGCGACAATCTAGAAATGGCGAGGAGCTGCTACAACTCCAGCTGCAGGCTGGCCAGGgaggaaaggaagaagaagaagtccaAAGTGCACGACCAAAGGAACAACTTTCACGTTCAACACACAAGTTTCATGACCGACCTTGACCCCCGCGTGGACCAGTCTAGAGACGACCAACGCCTCAAACCCGACGGGGAGTACCACCCCATCCAGGTCGGTCCCCTTCCAGAGAACACTACCAACATAGCTCGGGGCCTTCCCCGAGACCTCTGCAAACGAATGGAAAATTTGCTACTTTCCAATGGGAAGCTGTTTGCCTGGTCGTCAGCCGACATGCCCGGCATTGACCCCGCCTTCTGTAGCCACAGACTTTCCGTCGACCGGAAGTTCAAACCAGTTGCTCAGAAGAAGAGGCAGATGAGCTCTGAGAAGCAGCAGGTTATCCAGCAACAGACCACAGAGTTGCTTCAGGCCGGAATCATTCGGGAGGTCAAGTACACGACCTGGCTCTCCAATGTGGTCTTAGTCAAGAAGGCAAATGGGAAGTGGCGCATGTGCGTCGACTACACGGACCTCTACAAGGCTTGCCCCAAGGACCCGTTTCCCCTACCGAGCATTGATGCGCTGGTCGACAATTCCTCGGGATACGAATACCTCTCTCTTATGGATGCctattcaggctacaaccagaTTCCCATGCATAGGGACGATGAAGAGAAAACTGCCTTCATCACCGACCGGGGCACCTACTGTTACACGATGCTGCCCTTCGGCCTCAAGAACGCAGTGGCGACCTACCAACGGATGATGACCCGAATCTTCGGGGACCTAATGGGGAAATCGGTCGAAgtctacattgatgatattataGTCAAGACCCCAAAGGGAGGAGACCACGCGGCAGACCTCGCAGTCGTTTTCGAGCAGTTAAAGAAGCAcaacatgcgcctcaacccCGACAAGTGTACTTTTGGCGTTCGAAGCGGGAAGTTTCTGGGGTACATGCTCACCAACCGCGGCATTGAGTTGAACCCTGACAAATGTCAGGCAATCATGAATATGAAGAGCCCGCGCACAGTCAAGGAAGTCCAACAGCTGGCCGGGCGCATGGCCGCGATCGGCCGCTTTTTGCCAAAAGCTGCTCTCCGGGCCCTGCCTCTTTACACCCTCCTGAAGAAGGGAGCGACTTTTGAGTGGTCGGCGGAGGCCGACGCTGCTTTCACTCAGCTGAAGGAGACCCTGTCCTCCCCCCTATTCTGA
- the LOC130725362 gene encoding uncharacterized protein LOC130725362, protein MLEKVALTLLTTARRLRRYFQAHRIVVRTDQPVRQVLHKPDLAGRMVSWSIELSEHDIRYEPRRAIKAQVLADFLVELTDEEEPPAETTWVVNVDGSSNKEGGGAGIVLQSSTGMVVEQSLRFNFPTTNNQAEYEACIAGLVTARDLGAKEILVCCDSLLVVSQANGEAQAKDPILEQYLAHLKRLASTFNKVEFRHVPRAQNDRANTLAKLASTGKPGLNGTVIQGTLALPYVADPDRPVGQVMMSIGTEDDWRTPIIKYLRSGWLPEEKAEAKKLVRRSSWYTIVNDDLFKRGFSTPLLKCLAKDRAAYVLAEIHEGSCGHHPGGRSLARKVLRAGYYWPTLEKDAAEHVKQCDPCQRHADLHNAPPARLSSLVSPCPFHQWGMDLLGPFDTAPGQLKYLVVAVDYYTKWIEAEPLATITTARVQRFFYKNVISRFGVPGVLVTDNGTQFTSKGFRDL, encoded by the coding sequence ATGCTGGAAAAGGTGGCACTGACCCTACTAACCACGGCGCGACGGCTAAGGAGGTACTTTCAAGCTCATCGCATTGTGGTGCGAACCGATCAGCCGGTCCGACAGGTCCTTCATAAGCCTGATCTAGCCGGTCGGATGGTAAGCTGGTCCATCGAGCTCTCCGAGCATGACATCCGCTACGAGCCCAGGAGAGCCATTAAAGCACAAGTCCTAGCGGATTTCTTGGTCGAGCTCACAGATGAGGAAGAGCCCCCTGCCGAGACCACCTGGGTGGTCAACGTAGATGGCTCGAGCAACAAGGAAGGTGGCGGGGCTGGGATCGTATTGCAAAGTAGCACCGGGATGGTGGTCGAACAATCCCTCCGCTTTAACTTCCCAACTACAAACAACCAGGCCGAGTATGAGGCCTGCATTGCGGGACTGGTCACAGCCCGAGACCTGGGAGCTAAGGAGATACTTGTCTGCTGCGATTCACTTCTAGTCGTCTCACAAGCAAACGGTGAAGCTCAAGCAAAAGATCCCATCCTGGAGCAGTACTTGGCCCATTTGAAACGACTGGCTTCAACCTTCAACAAAGTGGAATTCCGCCACGTCCCCAGAGCCCAGAATGACCGCGCAAATACCCTGGCCAAACTGGCCAGCACGGGAAAGCCTGGCCTGAATGGAACGGTTATCCAGGGGACCCTAGCCCTCCCCTACGTAGCCGACCCCGATCGTCCAGTAGGACAAGTTATGATGTCGATCGGTACTGAAGACGATTGGAGGACCCCGATCATCAAGTATCTCAGATCAGGATGGCTGCCCGAGGAGAAAGCCGAAGCCAAGAAATTGGTACGACGCTCCTCCTGGTACACCATCGTTAATGATGATCTCTTCAAGCGGGGATTCTCCACCCCCCTTCTGAAGTGCTTGGCTAAGGACAGAGCAGCCTACGTCCTAGCAGAAATCCACGAAGGCAGCTGCGGCCACCATCCGGGTGGGCGTTCCCTTGCCCGAAAGGTACTCAGAGCCGGCTATTACTGGCCCACCCTAGAGAAAGACGCCGCGGAGCATGTTAAGCAATGTGACCCCTGCCAGAGGCACGCCGATCTGCACAACGCTCCCCCTGCCCGTCTTTCCTCTCTGGTCAGTCCTTGTCCCTTCCACCAGTGGGGCATGGATTTATTGGGCCCGTTCGACACTGCACCCGGTCAACTCAAGTACTTGGTAGTAGCAGTGGATTACTACACCAAGTGGATCGAAGCCGAGCCACTAGCAACAATCACCACAGCTCGAGTGCAACGCTTCTTTTACAAGAACGTTATAAGTAGGTTCGGAGTCCCCGGGGTCCTGGTCACAGACAATGGAACCCAGTTTACCTCTAAAGGGTTTAGGGACCTCTAG